The following proteins are encoded in a genomic region of Gossypium hirsutum isolate 1008001.06 chromosome D05, Gossypium_hirsutum_v2.1, whole genome shotgun sequence:
- the LOC107902464 gene encoding uncharacterized protein, whose product MADALATLAFMVKMNKQEDIKPNKMSIYKAPAHCYNIEEEEKDDHPWYHNILRYMKNREYPDQATDNDKRTLRRLANDHILDGEILYKRRNNQVLLRSVDVFEAKKILEEVYEGVCKTHANCFIMDKQIMRF is encoded by the coding sequence atggctgacgccctGGCTACTTTAGCTTTCATGGTCAAAATGAACAAACAAGAGGATATAAAACCTAACAAGATGAGTATTTATAAGGCTCCAGCCCATTGTTACAAcatcgaggaagaagaaaaggatgaccACCCTTGGTACCATAATATATTGCGATATAtgaagaatcgtgaataccctgatcaagcaaCCGATAATGATAAAAGAACGTTGAGAAGACTGGCCAATGACCATATcctagatggggagatcctatacaaaagaagaaataatCAGGTGCTTCTAAGAAGCGTGGACGTTTTTGAGGCCAagaagattttggaagaagtctaTGAGGGCGTTTGCAAAACGCATGCTAATTGTTTTATAATGGACAAGCAAATCATGagattttga